A region from the Candidatus Tenderia electrophaga genome encodes:
- a CDS encoding carboxysome shell protein, which translates to MKICKVEKPLVATNRIPGLEHRHLQVVLDGSSRLVAVDAVGCTPGDWVICVGSSAAREAAGSKEYPSDLTIVGIIDYWSEEAQG; encoded by the coding sequence ATGAAGATCTGCAAAGTTGAAAAGCCGCTGGTGGCCACCAACCGCATCCCCGGCCTGGAACACCGACACCTGCAAGTGGTGCTGGACGGCAGTTCGCGTCTGGTGGCGGTGGATGCGGTGGGTTGTACCCCCGGCGATTGGGTGATCTGCGTCGGCAGTTCGGCGGCGCGCGAGGCGGCCGGCAGCAAGGAATATCCCAGCGACCTCACCATCGTCGGCATCATCGACTACTGGAGCGAGGAGGCGCAGGGCTGA
- a CDS encoding carboxysome shell protein produces the protein MEIMQVVGPLVCTRRHPGLYQHSLRVLRDAKGRIQVALDTSGCRPGNWVFVVSGSAARYACGDARVLTDLTVGGIIDFWDRTEH, from the coding sequence ATGGAGATCATGCAGGTGGTCGGACCACTGGTATGCACTCGCCGTCACCCTGGTCTGTATCAGCACAGCCTGCGGGTGCTGCGCGATGCCAAGGGCAGGATACAGGTGGCCCTGGATACCAGCGGCTGCCGGCCGGGCAACTGGGTATTCGTGGTGAGCGGTTCGGCGGCGCGCTATGCCTGCGGGGATGCGCGTGTACTCACCGATCTCACCGTGGGCGGGATTATCGATTTTTGGGACAGGACTGAACATTAA
- a CDS encoding carbon dioxide-concentrating protein CcmK, with protein sequence MSEHNYGIALGMIETRGLVPAIEAADAMTKAAEVRLIGREYVGGGYVTVLVRGETGAVNAAVRAGADACERVGDGLVAAHIIARPHKEVEPVLGSNLALDAK encoded by the coding sequence ATGAGTGAACACAACTACGGTATTGCATTAGGCATGATCGAGACCCGCGGTCTGGTGCCCGCCATCGAGGCGGCGGACGCCATGACCAAGGCGGCGGAAGTGCGCCTCATCGGTCGCGAATATGTCGGCGGCGGTTATGTCACCGTGCTGGTGCGCGGTGAGACCGGCGCAGTCAACGCCGCCGTGCGCGCCGGCGCCGACGCCTGCGAGCGGGTCGGTGACGGTCTGGTGGCGGCCCACATCATCGCCCGTCCCCACAAAGAGGTCGAGCCGGTGCTGGGTAGCAACCTGGCACTCGACGCCAAGTAA
- a CDS encoding carbon dioxide-concentrating protein CcmK: MANDTYGIALGMIETRGLVPAIEAADAMTKAAEVRLIGREYVGGGYVTVLVRGETGAVNAAVRAGADACERVGDGLVAAHIIARPHREVEPVLGGPKE, translated from the coding sequence ATGGCAAATGATACATACGGTATTGCATTAGGCATGATCGAAACCCGCGGGCTGGTGCCCGCCATCGAGGCGGCGGACGCCATGACCAAGGCGGCGGAAGTGCGCCTCATCGGTCGCGAATATGTCGGCGGCGGTTACGTCACCGTGCTGGTGCGCGGTGAGACCGGCGCGGTCAATGCCGCCGTGCGCGCCGGCGCCGACGCCTGCGAACGGGTCGGTGACGGACTGGTGGCGGCCCACATCATCGCGCGTCCGCATCGCGAAGTGGAGCCGGTGCTGGGCGGCCCGAAAGAGTAA
- a CDS encoding bacterioferritin codes for MLGFLGRALSFELSAVQQYLSLARLLQLRGMTEVGQRLRQEAQDEMEHADRIIGRMLALGVAPNASQLRPPRLDGCVTDVLQHAARLEHDIISLYTQAVEYCARRQDHENRLFFDTLLQEERQHAGAIDQWQQSLTAGEWGRDTKT; via the coding sequence ATTCTGGGGTTTCTGGGACGTGCCCTCAGTTTCGAGCTTTCCGCGGTGCAGCAATATCTGTCGCTGGCGCGACTGTTGCAGCTGCGCGGCATGACCGAAGTGGGGCAACGTCTGCGACAGGAGGCGCAGGATGAGATGGAGCACGCCGATCGCATTATCGGTCGCATGTTGGCTCTGGGCGTGGCGCCCAATGCCAGTCAGTTGCGACCGCCGCGTCTCGACGGTTGCGTGACCGATGTGCTGCAGCATGCGGCACGCCTCGAGCACGACATCATCAGCCTGTATACGCAGGCCGTAGAGTATTGCGCGCGGCGTCAGGATCATGAAAACCGACTCTTCTTCGACACCTTGTTGCAGGAGGAACGGCAACACGCCGGTGCCATCGACCAGTGGCAACAATCGTTGACGGCGGGTGAGTGGGGCCGGGACACGAAAACTTAA
- a CDS encoding pterin-4-alpha-carbinolamine dehydratase: MNDWKLRKRPARLERRIEFDDYEQTREFLERAAELAEREGYYPDLSFGRTHVNLTLQPQNDADEIGEPLMQYAREVDALLPERQVN; encoded by the coding sequence ATGAACGATTGGAAACTACGCAAACGTCCGGCGCGTCTGGAGCGTCGCATCGAGTTCGACGACTATGAGCAGACCCGCGAATTTCTCGAACGGGCCGCCGAGCTGGCCGAACGCGAAGGCTATTACCCGGACCTGAGTTTCGGGCGCACCCATGTCAACCTCACACTGCAGCCGCAGAACGATGCCGATGAGATCGGCGAGCCGTTGATGCAATACGCCCGCGAAGTGGATGCCTTACTGCCGGAGCGCCAGGTGAACTGA
- a CDS encoding sodium-dependent bicarbonate transporter: MGSLTNLLLPAVLFFALGFVARVIKSDLRFPPDLAKVLSIYLLMAIGLHGGYELAKADIMTAVNSIVWALVLGFTLPIIGYIALVLTRKVNPMDAAAISAHYGSVSAGTFLTAIAYLDSAGVSYETYPLIMLAVMESPAIIVGLLLAAKARMSLAARDDVVAAGDGTTAMSADDGNENDAHSMAALLRDAFTNGSVVVLIGSMIIGAISTPSGMEKLFPFIDDIFMGVLCLFLFDMGMVAARRIGDFRKVGLVLAAFGVLMPLLGGVVGAYVGFAILDFSVGGATLVAVLGASASYIAVPPAMRLAVPEANPSFYLTLSLGITFPFNVLVGIPLYHSLVQSMAMSG; encoded by the coding sequence ATGGGAAGTTTGACCAATTTGTTGTTGCCGGCGGTGCTGTTTTTTGCCTTGGGGTTTGTCGCCCGGGTGATCAAGTCCGATCTGCGTTTTCCTCCCGATCTTGCCAAGGTGTTATCGATTTATCTGCTCATGGCCATCGGCCTGCACGGCGGTTATGAGCTGGCTAAGGCCGATATAATGACGGCGGTGAATTCCATCGTCTGGGCGCTGGTCCTGGGCTTCACGCTACCCATTATCGGTTATATCGCGCTGGTGCTGACGCGCAAGGTGAATCCTATGGACGCGGCGGCGATCTCGGCCCATTACGGCTCGGTGAGCGCCGGCACATTTCTGACCGCCATCGCCTATCTGGATAGCGCCGGGGTCTCCTACGAGACCTATCCTCTGATTATGCTGGCGGTGATGGAGTCGCCCGCCATCATCGTCGGTCTGTTGCTGGCGGCCAAGGCGCGCATGTCCCTGGCGGCGCGCGACGACGTCGTGGCAGCGGGCGACGGTACGACGGCAATGAGCGCCGATGACGGCAACGAAAACGACGCCCATAGCATGGCCGCGCTGCTGCGTGACGCCTTTACCAACGGCAGCGTGGTGGTGTTGATCGGCTCCATGATCATCGGTGCCATCTCCACCCCCTCAGGCATGGAAAAACTGTTCCCCTTCATCGACGACATCTTTATGGGGGTGCTGTGTCTGTTTCTGTTCGATATGGGCATGGTGGCGGCGCGCCGCATCGGCGATTTCCGTAAAGTGGGTCTGGTGTTGGCGGCCTTCGGCGTCCTGATGCCCTTGCTCGGCGGCGTGGTGGGCGCCTACGTCGGCTTTGCCATTCTCGACTTCAGCGTCGGCGGCGCCACCCTGGTGGCGGTGCTCGGCGCCAGCGCCTCCTACATCGCCGTGCCGCCGGCCATGCGCCTGGCGGTGCCCGAGGCCAACCCATCCTTTTATCTAACCTTGTCCTTGGGGATCACCTTTCCGTTTAATGTGCTGGTGGGAATTCCCCTGTATCACAGCCTGGTGCAGAGCATGGCAATGTCAGGATGA
- a CDS encoding transcriptional regulator, translated as MVALYPEKLLTIISIDSMEESLVASFKKYGISGYTVIRARGEGASGIQADMTGFDANIMVKVVLPLERLQPLLESLERKIRKGHHLTVFVADVQVITPDKFTRSLR; from the coding sequence ATGGTAGCGTTATATCCTGAAAAGCTTCTGACTATCATCTCTATTGATTCCATGGAAGAGTCGCTGGTGGCTTCGTTTAAAAAGTACGGCATAAGTGGTTATACCGTCATACGTGCCCGCGGCGAGGGAGCATCCGGAATACAGGCGGACATGACCGGCTTCGATGCCAACATCATGGTCAAGGTGGTGCTGCCGTTAGAGCGTTTGCAGCCCTTGCTCGAAAGCCTGGAACGCAAGATACGCAAAGGCCACCACTTGACCGTGTTCGTGGCCGATGTGCAGGTCATCACGCCGGATAAATTCACACGATCTCTGCGCTAG
- a CDS encoding LysR family transcriptional regulator: MINNDANPRFKGGLPDYLIRHVTFRQMQIFEAIVRLGSFTRAAEELFLTQPTVSTQFKKLSDTMELPLLDQSARQFKPTEAGEELYQTIRKIFDSLADLDTRLAELKGLRRGRLRLGVITTAKYFAPEILGDFCRQYPGVDVALKVTNRDRIFQRIHENEDDVYILGQPSEKELGVKSYPFAPNPMVVIAAKDHPLCAESDISLARLVKEPFISREVGSGIRDTAMKMFAAHGLIPNIRMELGSNEAIKHAVVGGLGVALLSLHTLSLEGADGPVDVLDVKGFPIERKWYLVHSKDKELSPIARAFLEFAMTKEAPIRAHMADLLEKFSKRHRRRRAAPKRKT, encoded by the coding sequence ATGATAAACAACGATGCTAACCCCAGATTCAAAGGCGGCTTGCCCGACTATTTGATTCGGCATGTCACCTTTCGGCAGATGCAGATCTTCGAAGCGATTGTGCGCCTGGGCAGTTTTACCCGCGCCGCCGAGGAACTGTTTTTGACGCAACCCACGGTGTCGACCCAGTTTAAGAAGCTCTCCGACACCATGGAGTTGCCCCTGCTCGACCAGTCGGCGCGCCAGTTCAAACCCACCGAAGCGGGCGAGGAACTGTACCAGACCATTCGCAAGATCTTCGACTCGCTGGCCGATCTGGACACCCGCCTGGCCGAACTCAAGGGCCTGCGCCGCGGCCGGCTGCGCCTGGGGGTGATCACCACCGCCAAGTATTTCGCGCCGGAGATCCTGGGTGATTTCTGCCGCCAGTATCCCGGGGTCGACGTGGCCCTCAAAGTTACCAACCGCGATCGTATATTTCAGCGCATTCACGAGAATGAGGATGACGTCTACATCCTCGGTCAGCCGTCGGAAAAGGAATTGGGCGTCAAGTCCTATCCCTTTGCCCCCAACCCCATGGTGGTGATCGCCGCCAAGGACCACCCGCTGTGCGCCGAAAGTGATATCTCGTTGGCGCGTCTGGTCAAGGAGCCATTCATTTCGCGCGAGGTCGGGTCGGGCATACGCGACACCGCCATGAAGATGTTCGCCGCCCACGGCCTGATCCCCAACATTCGCATGGAGCTGGGCAGTAACGAGGCCATCAAACACGCCGTGGTCGGCGGTCTGGGCGTGGCGCTGCTGTCGTTGCACACCCTGTCGCTGGAAGGGGCGGACGGGCCGGTGGACGTGCTGGATGTGAAGGGCTTTCCCATCGAGCGCAAGTGGTACCTGGTGCATAGCAAGGACAAGGAGCTGTCCCCCATCGCCCGCGCCTTTCTTGAATTCGCCATGACCAAGGAGGCGCCGATTCGCGCCCACATGGCCGATCTGTTAGAGAAATTCTCCAAGCGGCACAGGCGTCGCCGCGCCGCGCCCAAGCGCAAGACCTAA
- a CDS encoding nucleoside triphosphate hydrolase produces the protein MHRQQLLQLLARYRTPYMEEAGMVARTRRFVAQHPDCFNRELMHGHVSGSAWVVNPARDRVLLLHHRKLERWLQPGGHADGETDIHRVVMQETAEESGIDMAQIRLLDDAIFDVDVHVVHESEHDPRHTHFDIRFLLEIDDRLPLPGNDESHQVAWVPLHQVSRFNNALSLHRMVDKTRRVRRGGARLSPMSQHGS, from the coding sequence ATGCATCGGCAACAACTCTTGCAGCTGCTGGCCCGCTACCGTACGCCCTACATGGAAGAGGCGGGCATGGTGGCGCGCACGCGCCGCTTCGTCGCGCAACACCCGGACTGTTTCAATCGCGAACTGATGCACGGCCATGTCAGCGGTTCGGCCTGGGTGGTGAATCCGGCGCGCGACCGGGTGCTGTTGCTGCATCATCGCAAATTGGAGCGCTGGCTGCAGCCGGGCGGTCATGCCGACGGCGAGACGGATATTCACCGGGTGGTGATGCAGGAAACGGCGGAGGAGTCGGGTATCGATATGGCGCAGATCCGCCTGCTCGACGACGCCATCTTCGACGTCGATGTACACGTGGTGCACGAGAGCGAACACGACCCGCGTCACACCCATTTCGATATCCGCTTTCTACTGGAGATCGATGACCGCCTGCCCCTGCCGGGTAATGACGAATCCCACCAAGTGGCCTGGGTGCCGCTGCATCAGGTATCGCGTTTCAACAACGCCCTGTCGCTGCATCGCATGGTGGACAAGACACGCCGCGTGCGCAGAGGCGGCGCCCGTTTATCCCCCATGTCTCAGCACGGGTCGTAG
- a CDS encoding hemolysin D, translating to MNKTVIMVALAALGLGAAGGYLLNERLGAPASAKHEATSGQREVLFWRNPMNPEITSPVFTQDEMGMDYIPVYAGGDDAADTPAGTVSIDPTVVQNIGVRTAVVEQRPLARRIHALGHVDFNEERLARLHPKTSGWIEQLRIEETGTAVKQDTILLSIYAPDLVAAQQEYLVALSNWEALRNSGATAVKNSAKRVLQSARQRLELFDVPAHQIHELEQSRELMRNLHIHSPFAGRVMNIGAREGQYVTPQDELYLIADLSRIWVSVDVYEDDLPWIELGDRAELEVRAAPGEVYEGEVSFIHPVQDRQTRTVRVRLAVDNPDLTLKPGMFANVVLHADPRPDAVVVPSEAIVRSGQREQVFVARGEGKFIPRDVQLGISAGGETQILSGVEPGERVVVSSQFLIDSESKLKEATAKMMAPEPVDHGMSMEGMEMDDMSMDDMDMSEMGE from the coding sequence ATGAATAAGACAGTGATCATGGTGGCGCTGGCGGCGCTGGGACTGGGGGCGGCCGGGGGCTACTTGTTGAATGAGAGACTCGGCGCGCCCGCCAGTGCCAAGCACGAAGCGACCTCGGGCCAGCGTGAGGTGTTGTTCTGGCGTAACCCGATGAACCCTGAAATTACTTCGCCGGTATTTACTCAGGACGAGATGGGGATGGACTACATCCCGGTGTATGCCGGCGGCGACGACGCTGCGGACACGCCGGCGGGCACGGTGAGCATCGACCCGACCGTGGTGCAGAACATCGGCGTGCGCACCGCCGTGGTGGAGCAGCGCCCATTGGCGCGCCGTATTCATGCGCTGGGCCACGTGGATTTCAACGAAGAGCGCCTGGCACGGCTGCACCCCAAGACCTCGGGCTGGATCGAACAACTACGTATCGAAGAGACCGGCACCGCCGTTAAGCAAGACACCATCCTGCTAAGCATCTATGCGCCCGACCTGGTGGCCGCTCAGCAAGAGTATCTGGTGGCCTTGAGCAACTGGGAGGCGCTGCGCAACAGCGGCGCGACCGCAGTGAAGAATAGCGCCAAGCGGGTGTTGCAGAGCGCCCGCCAGCGTCTGGAGCTGTTCGATGTGCCGGCCCACCAGATCCACGAATTGGAGCAGTCGCGGGAATTGATGCGCAATCTGCATATCCATTCGCCTTTCGCCGGTCGTGTCATGAACATCGGCGCACGCGAGGGGCAGTACGTTACGCCCCAAGACGAGCTCTACCTTATCGCCGACCTGAGCCGCATCTGGGTCTCGGTGGATGTCTACGAAGACGATCTGCCCTGGATCGAGCTGGGCGACAGGGCTGAACTGGAGGTGCGCGCCGCGCCGGGTGAGGTGTACGAAGGCGAGGTGAGCTTCATTCATCCGGTGCAGGATCGCCAAACCCGCACCGTGCGCGTGCGTCTGGCGGTGGACAATCCCGATCTCACCCTCAAGCCCGGCATGTTCGCCAATGTGGTACTGCACGCCGACCCACGCCCCGACGCGGTGGTAGTGCCCAGCGAGGCCATCGTCCGCTCCGGTCAACGCGAGCAGGTCTTCGTCGCCCGGGGTGAAGGCAAGTTCATCCCCCGCGACGTGCAATTGGGCATCAGCGCCGGCGGTGAGACCCAGATCCTGTCCGGCGTGGAACCGGGCGAGCGGGTGGTGGTCTCCAGCCAGTTCCTGATCGACTCTGAATCCAAGCTCAAAGAGGCGACGGCCAAGATGATGGCGCCGGAGCCCGTGGATCACGGCATGTCCATGGAAGGGATGGAAATGGACGACATGAGTATGGATGACATGGATATGTCGGAGATGGGGGAGTAG